The Primulina tabacum isolate GXHZ01 chromosome 10, ASM2559414v2, whole genome shotgun sequence region CGTGTCTAGGTTCGCCTCTTGAGCAAGCATGGTGAACACCCTGCCCTGTGTCGACTGCCTCCACTGAGGGCACTCCTTTAGCATGTGGACACTTGCTCCGCATTTGAAACATTTGTCcgacccatacaaacactgcccggatgctggcggttgcacttcgggcacaccgggtactcACCCGGCCTCTGTGGAGCCTTCTGCTATGGCATAGCATCCTTGCCTTTCTGTGGTCCCTGAAAAGGCTTCTTTCCTGGCTGTCCCTGGAATGGCTACTTGAACTGAGGTCACTGTTGCTGCTGCtctggtgcctgatagggcctcttgccctgcctatcgacCTCGATATctttctggtcctgctctgccgccaaggcacTAGATACCACAACGACGTAGTTAGTcggaccagcaactctcacatcgcggcgcaagatcgaccgcaacccatccataaaatgcctcagcttcccctgggcatcattagctatcaggggcacaaagtgacatcccctctcaaacttcctcacgaactccgcaacgctgctatccccctgacgcaatgtcatgaactccctggttagtctggatcgtacttcttcagtgaaatacttggagtagaatacctccttaaatCCACTCCACGTCAGTTTTGCAAGTTAATCGACACTAATGCACTATCCCACCAAAGTCTGGCGTCTCCTGCtagaaggaatgtggcacacctgactctatctgcatctatcagttccataaagtcaaagattacctagatggacttaatccatacctcggctatcatcgggttagtggtccccgaaaactccttaggattcatcctcctaaaccttcgTACACCGCCTCTGGTCTATGCCTAGCCCCTGCATCCACTgtcgcctggttccccgcaaactgtgcgaagaactgtgtcattcctgcaagcatctgtgcctgcatatctggcggcggaggaggaggagcgtctctcacctcctctcgagcctctctctCTTCATCCCTAGCTTCACGgttaattatgcgtctaggaggcatattgttccaacaatttacccaacacgtaaaccccatatgcatgcatgaacataatatcaatagcataagaagTATGGAATTTGAACTTCGAAAcatgacatgctgaaatcatgacttaatgctaaATACAttacataattcaaaacttcaaaacttacagacttgaggtgtggcttcgtgagcttctcgcaactggcagtaggcataaccctttacaagaacacggcTCTGATACAAACTGTAACGTagcgtacttttaaactatttaaaatttgcggaaaaattaaaaaaaaatttaaataagaaGTGAACTTCAAAATTCtataaaataaattgttcatCTCAACACCCGTTGTAAGAAAAGATCTCAaagtaaagtttgccaaaagtatttgcttaaaatctcaaaaccagtaacataaatcagagtacttttaaacatttcataaaacttaaaattggcggtcctcgggtttcgCCGCCCacccagtccaagccagctcactggtcttCACCTcttgtctcctcaaatgcatcctcacctgcatcgatcaagtctagtgagtctaaagactcaacacgtataaactggaaatagcaagtaatacgtaataaaatcacatgcacctttaaaatagaaaatacatacttgaacttgaacttgcataaataaacttgaacatacatacatacatacatacatagacgtgccatcaacataaaacttttcttaaacatgcttgcatacttgtacatacttgaacatacataacttcatcattttgcgtagaggcatgtttcaaagcaagggacccatacataatacgcctgatcagattaaaccacagtacaaggctgacagggaaaatccactgccacatacatgagatctccgttcatgctttaacgggtggattggtccctgaccgctttccaatcctgatctaaacacgTTCAttctttaacggggtggagagatcCTCGGCAACtatcaccgacttccaaacccattcataaattgatcacaagacatttagcatacctcaaaaacataaaagtgttttctttgcacgtcgaatatacttacttggcgttgagggattcgttggtgaaggaaaatattatttccgaatttaattgatatatttcttgacttaaattatTTCCTTAACAACATGCTTCCCTTGTTGCCTTGACtaagtaaatatttaatatgatttttcctttcttagataatgagataatcATCTAAATATATTCGGAGATATGATATTTGTGAAAATGAATTGATGAGATATGGTAGTAGtatttaaaaagagtttattcctaaCAAAACTCTTATCTTTCCTTGTGAAGTAGGTTACCTTATGGAATGAAATTCcacatctataaataagagaccAAGACGTCATTGAGCTCTTCTTCCTCTTCCTCGGTCAATATTCACTCACATGTGCACTTTCAGGAATTCAGAGAAAACCTTATTCAAGAGACGTGCTGTGAAGAGGGTGATAGAGTGTTGCTgtgaatgttgagaacatcAGCGGACAACATCTGGGAAGAAGTTGGCCGAATATTGCTTCTCGTGGATCTACTTTTTAGCAACAcgttttttgctttcttgttttagttttattctggttatttggttttagaaagcatttttttctcaaattattgaggaaattgatttttgtcataatcaatagtgttaggtttttgtaaacgattgatttttctagtgattaatttttgccatagacatagcacaagtatttatacttgtgcaaatttaatcttgtACATCTGTTTAAGTtaagtgaatttgtgttacaaaatataattttccgctgcatgttgtccgagatgttgtaacatctggcacaacacttaatgattaaacacaaattcactATTTTATATCCTATTCTGATATGTTTATTATTTGTGGTATCTGTCGAACAATACAAGttcttacaagtggtatcagagacaactcttgatatactaagtgctgattatggttcttgttttgtttgacaGTGAATTAATCAAATGGATACTTCTTTTGCAAGCGCAGCACTTCGACCACCAGTCCTAGATTGTACCAATTACAGCCTATGGAATGTCAAAATAAGATACTACATAAAATCTATAGATGAATAGTCATGGCAGCGCGTCATCAATGGATGGACTCCACTAGTCACGTTAGATCAAGAGGGTGACAACTTGCCAAAGCCTGAAACTTACTGGACTGCTGATGAAGTGCAAAATTCCAACTACAACTCAAAGGCCTTGAATGCAATATTTACATCGGTTGACATGAACATGTTCAGTTTAATCACAAACTGTACTTCTGCTAAAAGTGAATGGGATACTCTCCAAAGACACTGTGAAGGTTCTGAGAGTGTGCGACGAACCAGATTAAGGATGCTCACTTCAAAATTCGAGATGATGAGAATGGAGAAATCTGAGAGCATACTCGATTACGATCGTCTCCTACGGGAAATTGCTAATGAGGCATTCAGTATTGGAGACTTTATCTCTAATGAGCGTCTAGTTAGCAAGGTCCTTCGTTCTCTGCCCGAaagattcaacataaaaatttgcgCAATAGATGAGGCTAAGGACACTTCTCAGATGGCATTGGAAGATCTTATCAGTTCACTATGCACTTTTGAGATGAACCTGGACATGCGGAAGAAGGACAAAGGGAAGACAATTGCACTCCAAGCTTCAAATGACTCCTACAATGAACTCCTTCAAATATCTCAAGAAGTCAATGATTCTGATCTCTGTGAGGATTCTATCTCCATTATCAAAAAGAAATTCGGCGAATACTT contains the following coding sequences:
- the LOC142504976 gene encoding uncharacterized protein LOC142504976 codes for the protein MNMFSLITNCTSAKSEWDTLQRHCEGSESVRRTRLRMLTSKFEMMRMEKSESILDYDRLLREIANEAFSIGDFISNERLVSKVLRSLPERFNIKICAIDEAKDTSQMALEDLISSLCTFEMNLDMRKKDKGKTIALQASNDSYNELLQISQEVNDSDLCEDSISIIKKKFGEYLKKIRDKKKDAQPFKSPSFPAPERSQKYPAKQQFQSRNEGKGQYNSKRFDSVQCRECKGFGHYANECANRLRKNKGYNVSLSDEESDAEEKTTDEENKPL